From Phycisphaerae bacterium, one genomic window encodes:
- a CDS encoding cyclophilin-like fold protein, with the protein MPQAIRITIGEMVFDAELNDSGTAARILDALPIDGEVNRWGDEIYFTIPVEGDRSDSMRTEMSVGELAYWPPGAAFCIFWGPTPASKGDEPRAASNVVPIGRVIGDLSELSTSRDGEPVRIERA; encoded by the coding sequence ATGCCTCAGGCCATCCGAATCACGATCGGAGAGATGGTCTTCGATGCCGAACTTAACGACTCCGGCACGGCCGCGAGAATTCTCGACGCCCTGCCGATCGACGGCGAGGTGAATCGCTGGGGCGATGAGATCTATTTCACTATTCCAGTCGAGGGTGACAGGAGCGACTCGATGCGAACCGAGATGAGCGTCGGCGAGCTGGCCTACTGGCCGCCGGGTGCGGCTTTCTGCATTTTCTGGGGCCCTACGCCGGCCTCCAAGGGCGACGAACCCCGAGCGGCCAGCAATGTGGTGCCGATCGGCCGCGTCATCGGCGATCTCAGCGAATTGTCCACATCCCGCGACGGTGAGCCGGTGAGGATCGAGCGCGCCTGA
- a CDS encoding endonuclease III domain-containing protein, with translation MSSRTSQTLRAFYDAMYNALGPQHWWPAQTPTEVIIGAILTQNTAWRNVERAIDNLKRAKALDWKRLHELSLEELAELIRPAGTFNVKARRLKSFIQWFHDRFDLDLDRMFEMSVSSLREGLLEIPGIGRETADAILLYAGQKPSFVVDAYTARILYRHHLIDRSADYDEIKELFESNLPDDVKLFNEYHALLVDVGKKHCRPRARCEGCPLRRFEHDAERED, from the coding sequence ATGAGCAGCCGGACTTCGCAGACGTTGCGGGCGTTTTATGACGCGATGTACAACGCCCTCGGGCCACAACACTGGTGGCCCGCGCAGACGCCCACCGAAGTGATCATCGGGGCGATCCTCACCCAGAACACCGCCTGGCGCAACGTCGAGCGGGCGATCGATAACCTGAAGCGAGCCAAGGCCCTCGACTGGAAGCGCCTGCACGAGCTGTCCCTTGAAGAGCTGGCCGAGCTGATCCGGCCGGCCGGGACGTTCAACGTCAAGGCCCGGCGGCTCAAAAGCTTCATCCAATGGTTCCACGACCGGTTCGACCTGGATCTCGACCGCATGTTCGAGATGTCCGTGTCGTCGCTTCGCGAGGGACTGCTTGAAATCCCAGGCATCGGCCGCGAGACGGCTGACGCGATTCTGTTGTACGCCGGACAGAAGCCGAGCTTTGTCGTCGACGCCTACACCGCGCGGATCCTCTATCGGCACCACCTGATCGACCGGTCGGCGGACTATGACGAGATCAAGGAACTGTTCGAGTCCAATTTGCCCGATGACGTGAAGCTGTTCAACGAGTACCATGCACTGTTGGTCGACGTCGGTAAGAAGCACTGCCGTCCAAGAGCCCGCTGCGAAGGCTGCCCGCTAAGGCGGTTCGAGCACGATGCGGAGCGCGAGGACTGA
- a CDS encoding sulfatase-like hydrolase/transferase, with protein sequence MMMLTTCRRLLQVWLIVSLMVSIGWSAVPTTWPGDSVTGPYHSRLFSRPATHPAGLPAWLLASRPTTASAPASRPAVKRAIPSGPNFILITVGNQSAGMTGFEGHPQIKTPNLDRLAGDGLCFQRCYTPTPMSAASMASILTGRYPHSHGVVTDKSALASSSDTFTAQLQAAGYRCGIVGKWNLPGTTAKAPGFGLTDFVATQDVDAEGHGWKWEQCPVWVQGEKKTADKFLTDWEADRAIEFIETHKEQPFFLWLSFRTNEEPLTRPPGTENEYPPDAMNLPDPKTKTRSDQPPSLQNVAATKPKNDRELREAKSKYAAMVSRMDENIGRLAARLDELHLREKTVVIITSDGGFALGEHGLYGRGPFIYDVMVRCPLVVRYPKLVPGGGRCARTVSLVDLAPTICELAGLPRSPMMHGHSLVALLRNPESNALPDERFIEYDAQDSGRSILIRGLVTSQYKYARYLRQDNNYDVLYHLTHDAEEMNNVAKKPDLARHYAGVVKVLQNRVEHFRKVTRDQAR encoded by the coding sequence GACACACCCTGCCGGCTTACCTGCCTGGCTCCTCGCCAGCAGACCGACGACGGCCTCGGCCCCTGCCAGCAGGCCCGCGGTCAAACGAGCCATTCCCTCCGGTCCCAACTTCATTCTGATCACTGTCGGCAACCAATCGGCCGGCATGACCGGTTTTGAGGGCCACCCGCAGATCAAAACGCCCAATCTCGACCGGCTTGCTGGTGACGGGCTGTGTTTCCAGCGATGTTATACGCCGACGCCGATGAGCGCCGCCAGCATGGCGAGCATTCTCACTGGCCGGTACCCGCACTCGCACGGCGTGGTCACCGACAAGTCTGCTCTCGCATCGAGCAGCGATACATTCACAGCCCAGCTCCAGGCTGCCGGCTACAGATGCGGCATCGTGGGAAAGTGGAACCTGCCCGGGACGACGGCCAAGGCCCCCGGTTTCGGCCTGACGGACTTCGTTGCCACGCAGGACGTGGATGCCGAGGGTCACGGATGGAAGTGGGAACAGTGCCCTGTCTGGGTGCAAGGTGAGAAGAAGACGGCCGACAAGTTCCTGACCGACTGGGAGGCGGATCGAGCGATCGAGTTCATCGAAACGCACAAGGAGCAGCCGTTCTTCCTCTGGTTGTCATTCCGCACGAACGAAGAGCCGTTGACCCGACCCCCCGGAACAGAAAATGAGTATCCGCCCGATGCGATGAATCTGCCGGATCCGAAGACCAAGACACGCAGTGATCAGCCCCCATCGCTGCAGAATGTCGCCGCGACCAAACCCAAGAATGATCGGGAACTCCGCGAGGCAAAATCAAAATATGCCGCCATGGTCTCGCGAATGGACGAGAACATCGGCCGATTAGCGGCTCGTCTGGATGAGTTGCATCTCCGCGAAAAGACAGTGGTGATCATCACCAGCGACGGGGGTTTTGCCCTTGGCGAGCACGGCCTCTATGGTCGCGGGCCGTTCATCTACGACGTCATGGTCCGTTGCCCGCTGGTTGTGCGCTATCCGAAGCTGGTTCCCGGCGGGGGCCGGTGTGCCCGCACCGTGAGCCTGGTGGACCTGGCCCCGACGATCTGCGAACTGGCCGGCTTGCCGCGCTCGCCCATGATGCACGGGCACTCGCTTGTTGCGCTGCTGAGGAATCCCGAGTCGAATGCCCTGCCCGACGAACGTTTCATCGAGTATGATGCTCAGGATTCCGGCCGGTCGATCCTGATCCGCGGGCTGGTCACCAGCCAGTACAAGTATGCCCGCTACCTGCGTCAGGACAACAACTACGACGTTCTCTACCACCTGACCCACGACGCGGAGGAGATGAACAACGTGGCCAAGAAACCGGATTTGGCGCGGCACTATGCCGGCGTAGTGAAGGTCCTGCAAAACCGTGTGGAGCATTTTCGCAAGGTTACTCGGGACCAAGCCAGGTGA